In [Leptolyngbya] sp. PCC 7376, a genomic segment contains:
- a CDS encoding MFS transporter, whose amino-acid sequence MGKTSKAWLLGLDLQIWILAAGRLLSHIGTGFILFYAPIFFVNTVGLTSTQVGIAIGSASISGVLGRFLGGSWADNPAWGRKKTLLIALAISAIADVALASTNTFSMLIAGNLLQGLGVGLYWPATETIVADLATKEKRNEAFAIARLADNVGMGVGVILGGVIISTINNYRLLFVLDGISFVAFFGLVFLAIKESQNYQHVDGQDKAPILESWSKALGDRRLVVFLAVNIIFTMYISQIQSTAPLYLTNFVEAQPELITLLFTWHVIFASVCQLPVARLLNRFSRPKALMISLLLWGCGFTMMWGVGMSALPMLIGAIATLGIMSFAMISYTPSASSLVVDLAPESQRGVYMALNSQCWAIGYLIGPPLGGWALDQIPAIAHGFWLAAAVSIVPCLGVLIVLEQLLAKPKLKT is encoded by the coding sequence ATGGGCAAAACATCAAAAGCTTGGCTGCTAGGTCTAGATTTACAGATCTGGATCTTGGCAGCGGGCAGACTTCTTTCTCATATCGGCACGGGATTTATCTTGTTCTACGCGCCGATTTTTTTTGTAAATACGGTTGGCCTAACTTCTACGCAAGTGGGAATTGCAATTGGTAGCGCCTCGATATCGGGTGTCTTGGGTCGCTTTCTGGGGGGATCATGGGCAGATAATCCGGCTTGGGGTCGCAAAAAGACATTGCTCATTGCGTTAGCCATTTCGGCGATCGCCGACGTTGCTTTAGCCTCTACCAATACATTTTCGATGCTCATTGCCGGGAATCTCTTACAGGGTTTAGGAGTGGGATTGTATTGGCCAGCAACCGAAACGATTGTGGCGGATCTTGCGACAAAAGAAAAACGTAATGAAGCTTTTGCGATCGCCCGTCTGGCAGACAATGTGGGGATGGGTGTGGGCGTGATCCTCGGCGGCGTAATTATCTCAACGATTAATAATTACCGCTTGCTATTTGTGTTGGATGGCATTTCGTTTGTCGCATTTTTCGGATTAGTTTTCCTTGCGATTAAAGAAAGCCAAAATTATCAGCATGTCGATGGACAGGATAAAGCACCAATTCTAGAAAGTTGGAGCAAAGCCTTAGGCGATCGCCGGCTGGTGGTTTTCCTTGCGGTGAATATTATTTTCACCATGTATATTTCACAAATTCAGAGTACTGCTCCCCTCTACCTGACAAATTTTGTGGAAGCCCAGCCCGAACTGATTACACTGCTATTCACTTGGCACGTCATTTTTGCGTCGGTTTGCCAATTGCCTGTTGCCCGTCTCTTAAATCGTTTCAGCCGCCCCAAAGCATTAATGATATCTCTGCTGCTTTGGGGATGCGGTTTTACGATGATGTGGGGTGTAGGAATGTCTGCGCTGCCAATGCTTATCGGGGCGATCGCCACCCTTGGAATTATGTCCTTTGCGATGATTAGCTACACACCATCGGCTTCATCTTTGGTTGTCGATCTTGCACCCGAATCCCAACGCGGCGTTTACATGGCGCTCAATTCCCAATGTTGGGCGATCGGCTATCTGATTGGCCCTCCTTTAGGCGGTTGGGCATTAGACCAAATTCCGGCGATCGCCCATGGATTTTGGTTAGCCGCAGCAGTCAGCATTGTGCCTTGTCTTGGCGTTTTGATCGTTTTAGAACAGCTCCTTGCAAAACCTAAACTCAAAACCTAA
- a CDS encoding TIGR03960 family B12-binding radical SAM protein, which produces MVVAVSRPKPADYEALITTDVFKPARYLGNELGAVHKPWDKAVIRWVLTYPEIYEVGSSNLGHILLYNVINAQPRQLCDRTYLPSADLAEKLKEKDYPLFALESRRSLQEFDILGFSLSYELGATNILEMLSLAQIPLTWQERKDGDYPFIFAGGQTATSNPEPYADFFDFVVLGDGEELLPEVGFILEEAKANGLSKEETLLDLAQVPGVYVPCFYEMAEADGSVHPIRDDVPRRILRRVATPIPAYSIGLVPFVETVHDRLTVEIRRGCTRGCRFCQPGMLTRPATDVEPEKVVDAIEKGMRATGYNEFSLLSLSCSDYLALPAVGIEIRNRLKDENVSLSLPSQRVDRFDENIANVVGGTRKASLTFAPEAGTQRMRDVINKGLTNEELLRGIQTAVKEGWNKVKLYFMIGLPGETDIDVLGIAETLRWLRQECAHLSNKRLNFNITISNFTPKPHTPFQWHSVSSTEFQRKRALLEPEMRKIKGLKVNYTDYRISAMEDFVGRGDRRLSKVVHRAWELGAGMDSWWENLDKAYGAWEQAIAESNLTWKYRKVESGEWNIFENFDDKDPLDAPLPWDHINTGIDKQWLKDDLHRALEAATIPDCAFDGCSHCGICGTDFGHNIVYQPPEIPEFVGGFQKDQPRLQRFRVWFGKKGDMRLVSHLDLVRLFDRVVRRASLPVAYTNGFHPSPRISIANALTLGATSEGEIIDFELKEILDLNDFRQRLVEQLPVDIPVLKVEEVPVKSKAATQLLTEAEYLINVKTDKVIATETWESWIQQVQDATEILFEKKSKKGKIRQINLCDRLTAITLKQVLEGNQVQIRYRGSCRNDGTLLHAEHVVYMLNQITEAEIQLTQTHRLQMILAE; this is translated from the coding sequence GTGGTAGTTGCTGTTTCTCGTCCCAAACCAGCTGATTACGAAGCGTTAATCACAACGGATGTCTTTAAGCCAGCCCGTTATCTGGGGAATGAGTTGGGTGCAGTCCACAAGCCTTGGGATAAAGCCGTCATTCGATGGGTGCTGACTTACCCAGAGATTTACGAGGTTGGCTCCTCAAATCTTGGTCACATATTGCTCTACAACGTGATCAATGCTCAGCCTCGCCAACTCTGCGATCGCACCTATCTTCCTTCTGCTGATCTCGCAGAAAAATTAAAAGAAAAAGATTATCCATTATTTGCCCTAGAGTCACGGCGATCGCTGCAAGAATTTGACATTTTAGGTTTTAGTTTGAGTTATGAGCTCGGGGCAACCAATATCCTCGAAATGTTATCTCTAGCTCAGATTCCTTTGACCTGGCAGGAACGAAAAGATGGTGATTATCCTTTCATTTTTGCGGGGGGACAAACAGCAACATCTAACCCTGAACCCTATGCAGACTTTTTTGATTTTGTCGTGCTTGGTGATGGCGAAGAACTATTACCAGAAGTTGGCTTTATTCTCGAAGAAGCGAAAGCTAACGGCTTAAGCAAAGAGGAAACACTACTAGATTTGGCACAAGTCCCAGGTGTTTATGTGCCATGTTTTTATGAAATGGCGGAAGCTGATGGCTCAGTGCATCCGATTCGTGACGATGTACCTAGGCGGATTTTACGACGGGTTGCCACACCGATCCCTGCGTATTCCATTGGTCTCGTGCCTTTTGTTGAAACGGTTCACGATCGCCTCACGGTAGAAATCCGTCGAGGTTGCACGCGGGGCTGTCGTTTTTGTCAGCCAGGAATGTTAACGCGACCTGCCACTGACGTAGAACCAGAAAAGGTAGTAGATGCTATCGAAAAAGGCATGCGGGCAACAGGTTATAACGAGTTTTCACTCCTTTCGCTAAGTTGTTCTGATTATTTGGCGTTGCCTGCGGTAGGCATTGAAATCCGAAATCGTCTTAAGGATGAAAATGTCTCGTTATCACTGCCGAGTCAGCGAGTAGATCGCTTCGATGAAAATATTGCCAATGTCGTTGGTGGCACGCGGAAAGCAAGTCTAACCTTTGCGCCGGAAGCTGGAACCCAACGGATGCGGGATGTCATCAATAAAGGTCTGACGAATGAGGAGTTGCTGCGCGGGATTCAAACAGCAGTAAAAGAAGGCTGGAATAAGGTCAAACTTTACTTCATGATTGGTCTACCCGGCGAAACAGATATTGATGTGTTAGGCATTGCGGAAACATTGCGTTGGTTGCGGCAAGAATGTGCGCATCTCAGTAATAAGCGCCTAAATTTCAATATCACTATTTCTAATTTCACGCCCAAACCACATACACCTTTCCAATGGCATTCTGTTTCGAGCACAGAATTCCAACGTAAACGAGCCCTCCTTGAACCAGAAATGCGTAAGATTAAGGGTCTCAAAGTTAATTACACTGACTACCGAATCTCGGCAATGGAAGATTTTGTCGGGCGGGGCGATCGCCGTCTATCAAAAGTTGTCCATCGGGCATGGGAACTTGGTGCAGGGATGGACTCCTGGTGGGAAAATCTCGATAAAGCCTATGGGGCATGGGAACAAGCGATCGCCGAATCAAACCTCACATGGAAATATCGCAAAGTTGAAAGTGGCGAATGGAATATTTTCGAGAATTTCGACGATAAAGATCCTCTAGATGCACCATTGCCTTGGGATCACATCAATACAGGTATCGACAAGCAATGGCTCAAGGATGATTTACATCGGGCGCTAGAGGCAGCAACAATTCCGGATTGCGCTTTTGATGGTTGTTCCCACTGTGGCATTTGCGGCACAGATTTTGGTCACAACATTGTTTATCAACCTCCAGAAATCCCGGAATTTGTTGGTGGCTTCCAAAAAGATCAGCCTCGTCTCCAACGATTTCGAGTATGGTTCGGGAAAAAAGGCGATATGCGTTTAGTGAGTCACCTTGATTTGGTGCGTCTCTTTGATCGCGTCGTCCGTCGAGCATCATTGCCTGTTGCTTATACCAATGGCTTCCACCCAAGTCCCAGAATTTCTATCGCCAACGCTCTGACTCTTGGCGCTACTAGTGAAGGGGAAATTATTGATTTTGAATTAAAAGAAATTCTCGATCTAAATGATTTTCGACAACGCTTAGTAGAGCAATTACCAGTCGATATTCCAGTACTTAAGGTTGAGGAAGTGCCCGTCAAATCCAAGGCTGCCACACAATTACTCACAGAAGCGGAATATTTGATCAATGTCAAAACTGATAAGGTGATCGCCACTGAAACTTGGGAGAGTTGGATTCAGCAGGTACAGGATGCAACAGAAATTCTTTTCGAGAAAAAATCGAAGAAAGGTAAAATTCGGCAAATTAATTTGTGCGATCGCCTCACGGCCATTACTCTCAAACAAGTATTAGAAGGTAACCAAGTGCAAATTCGCTACCGAGGTAGCTGCCGAAATGATGGCACATTGCTCCATGCTGAACATGTCGTTTATATGCTGAATCAAATTACCGAGGCAGAAATCCAATTGACTCAGACTCACCGTCTCCAGATGATTTTGGCGGAGTAA
- the nth gene encoding endonuclease III, with protein MAVTYPRSKKKRALAVLEMLHELYPDTTCSLDYETPVQLMVATILSAQCTDERVNKVTPSLFARFPDAPAFAGANIEELEQLVRSTGFYRNKSKNIKAACERIMSQYGGDVPQSMEELLTLAGVARKTANVVLAHAFGIISGVTVDTHVKRLTNRLRLTKSDNPIQIERDLMKLLPQPEWENWSIRIIYHGRAVCNARKPQCEHCAIAHLCPSAGKV; from the coding sequence ATGGCAGTCACTTACCCCCGCAGCAAAAAGAAACGGGCATTAGCTGTCCTCGAAATGCTCCATGAACTCTATCCAGACACGACTTGCAGCCTAGACTATGAGACGCCAGTCCAGTTGATGGTTGCAACCATTTTGTCTGCCCAATGCACTGACGAGCGCGTCAACAAAGTTACCCCTTCACTCTTCGCCAGATTTCCTGACGCCCCAGCCTTTGCTGGTGCAAATATTGAAGAATTAGAACAACTTGTCCGTTCAACAGGCTTTTATCGCAACAAATCAAAAAACATCAAAGCGGCCTGTGAGCGCATTATGTCTCAGTATGGTGGCGATGTACCTCAGAGCATGGAAGAACTTTTAACCTTGGCAGGTGTAGCGAGAAAAACAGCCAACGTTGTTCTAGCCCATGCCTTTGGGATTATTTCCGGTGTAACAGTAGATACCCATGTAAAGCGGCTAACAAATCGCTTGCGCCTTACCAAATCAGACAACCCAATCCAAATCGAGCGGGATCTCATGAAGCTTTTGCCCCAGCCAGAATGGGAAAATTGGTCGATCCGGATTATCTACCATGGACGCGCAGTCTGTAACGCAAGAAAGCCTCAGTGCGAACATTGTGCGATCGCCCACCTCTGTCCCTCAGCGGGAAAAGTTTAG
- a CDS encoding ATP-binding protein codes for MPQPSQHISHFLIGIPASGKSTLALWLQSQTQGQIISTDAIRQKLYGDANIQGKWPEIAHCVDEAIQRAIAIEQTIIYDATNFHRGWRQDFLARYSYLTWVAWQLHTPFRECWERNQLRSRQVPFEIMRQMLERLEAEPPQCVEGFEEIIAVQNSNHKCFKALKKLHPQYLGD; via the coding sequence ATGCCGCAGCCTTCCCAGCATATCTCGCATTTTTTGATTGGGATACCTGCCTCTGGTAAATCGACCCTGGCTCTTTGGCTCCAATCACAAACCCAAGGACAAATTATTTCCACTGATGCGATTCGCCAGAAACTTTATGGGGATGCAAATATTCAAGGAAAGTGGCCCGAGATTGCTCACTGCGTTGATGAAGCGATTCAAAGGGCGATCGCCATAGAACAAACCATTATTTACGATGCCACCAATTTTCATCGAGGTTGGCGACAGGACTTTCTCGCACGATATTCCTATCTGACTTGGGTAGCTTGGCAACTACATACTCCTTTTCGAGAATGCTGGGAGAGAAATCAATTGCGATCACGGCAAGTGCCATTTGAAATTATGCGACAAATGCTAGAGAGATTAGAAGCAGAGCCACCCCAATGTGTTGAGGGATTTGAAGAGATCATTGCCGTTCAAAATAGCAATCACAAGTGCTTTAAGGCCCTGAAAAAACTGCATCCTCAATATCTTGGCGACTAA
- a CDS encoding DUF721 domain-containing protein, with product MTLRPLESVLQHLMHQKAWEHQQHFQTLTTLWQQQLPTKTILNSRPHSIQNKILIVSTSNNTWSQHLTLQRINICTKLNTKLKPSQTLEDIRFTTAHWHQKPAYSPLADPDLLHPSRTDSPSPKRSRRNTQSPSNAVRSWLEQRQQQFKNQPLCPKCQAPTPSGELERWKVCRCCVAQEWHRNCP from the coding sequence ATGACCCTCAGGCCCCTAGAGTCAGTCTTGCAACATCTCATGCACCAAAAAGCATGGGAACATCAACAACATTTCCAAACCCTTACAACCCTTTGGCAACAGCAACTCCCCACCAAAACAATCCTCAATAGCCGTCCCCACAGCATCCAGAATAAAATCCTCATTGTTTCTACCAGCAATAACACTTGGTCACAGCACCTCACCCTCCAGCGCATCAATATCTGCACCAAGCTCAATACCAAACTCAAACCCAGCCAAACCCTCGAAGATATTCGCTTCACCACAGCCCACTGGCATCAAAAGCCAGCATATTCTCCCTTGGCTGATCCTGACCTACTGCATCCGAGCCGCACTGACTCTCCCTCTCCTAAACGAAGTCGTCGAAATACTCAATCTCCGAGTAATGCTGTTCGATCATGGCTTGAACAGCGACAGCAACAATTCAAAAACCAACCCCTATGCCCAAAGTGCCAAGCACCTACTCCTAGCGGTGAACTTGAACGCTGGAAAGTTTGCCGTTGCTGTGTAGCCCAAGAATGGCACCGGAATTGTCCCTAA
- a CDS encoding DUF3143 domain-containing protein, with translation MSAMPSVDSPLYNHPLPKIERWLQSLGCEQQSDALHCWTVNRPNWQAVICLEIEELAVCYVKAGADGSDIKRSFKYSLSRQDIEDAVFSGP, from the coding sequence ATGTCTGCAATGCCTTCTGTTGATAGTCCGCTCTATAATCATCCCCTGCCAAAAATTGAGCGATGGTTACAATCCCTCGGATGTGAGCAACAATCAGATGCACTGCATTGTTGGACTGTTAATCGCCCCAACTGGCAAGCCGTTATCTGTTTAGAGATTGAAGAATTGGCAGTATGCTATGTCAAAGCTGGAGCTGATGGATCTGATATTAAGCGCTCGTTCAAATATTCCCTTAGTCGCCAAGATATTGAGGATGCAGTTTTTTCAGGGCCTTAA
- a CDS encoding O-antigen ligase family protein, translating to MEKQSLLERLKLPWWQWLGYFGVLILTVFMILPSSYFLMVTFPPILLWQAGFLCLGIALLGLIRQFELPFHPLGYGLDWAVLAVAIACILSTIFAPFPGVAAWQLVTVIGYGVALYALRNFLGRGGWNLQNIWRFWVILGAGMSIWAIAGWLNIGRPDRNLFPIGHHNFVGAYFCLMLPLILSFVLSVERPIKKIALFLPLCIPSVFVIYTSSSRGAFLGLLIWAIATISFVIWRTKGKKRLILSSLSAGILTLLLIVGLQHPRVQRVIQVDGSGGLPAVEFKVDGQTEDRLFMWRSGLNILRDRPLTGAGLGNMSRIYNLYRPITVGAGAAHIQQLHGTPPHLLAELGLIGGAAIAFLLFQLIRLGWKIQSISDSPQMKRLVYGVGGSWLAYGGASLTDYQLENIAISFPLLLTVILLIAAADQTLPTQPQTLATPQRRILSLGSLGGMFIALFAVAPTTWSMNLFSSGRLAWEQGQNEKAFIDMATASEINRWNPNYALYIAFWFLENRTYQEDSPEDYQKSTELAAEYLLKGLEAAPNDFYFNQNVGILLAELDLAQAQTYLERSIQLLPRDPVSSNYFMLGLSHLAQGNEEKAIAALALQCLMSPAHMTLGNWDREPLAQYRVATVEKCIALHEELIARLDPEDDIVLSLKERIARMSWWHDLPIPYLDELEEFPTVVQVLLLGDRQPEKALSIVEAELAAAPEDNLWLILRAYFDEKYPLALSYEETPGQITQYELVKPTDPDINLQKWLRQIPSPPRPPTDRLASQLVYRSQDFTGVDAILHPKNLKRFRLVGFLNLDSRFPRSLPALDHLVNEVNRDELGLPHPTQNGFKLLDSDI from the coding sequence ATGGAAAAACAGTCACTGCTCGAACGACTTAAACTGCCTTGGTGGCAATGGCTCGGCTACTTTGGAGTTTTAATTCTCACTGTCTTCATGATACTGCCGAGTAGTTATTTCTTGATGGTGACTTTCCCGCCCATTTTACTGTGGCAAGCAGGGTTTCTCTGCTTGGGGATCGCACTACTAGGTTTAATTCGACAGTTTGAGTTGCCATTTCATCCCCTCGGTTATGGGTTGGATTGGGCAGTGCTAGCTGTGGCGATCGCCTGTATTTTATCGACAATCTTTGCGCCATTTCCGGGAGTCGCAGCGTGGCAGTTAGTGACTGTTATTGGTTATGGCGTGGCATTATATGCTCTCAGAAATTTCCTTGGGCGCGGCGGCTGGAACTTGCAAAATATTTGGCGATTTTGGGTCATTCTCGGTGCTGGAATGAGTATCTGGGCGATCGCCGGCTGGCTGAATATTGGTCGTCCGGATCGCAATCTCTTTCCCATCGGGCATCACAATTTTGTAGGCGCTTATTTTTGTTTAATGTTGCCGCTCATTTTGAGTTTTGTGCTGTCTGTTGAGAGACCGATCAAAAAAATTGCCCTATTCCTACCGCTCTGCATACCATCTGTTTTTGTAATCTACACCAGTTCATCGCGTGGGGCATTTTTAGGATTACTGATCTGGGCGATCGCCACTATTAGCTTTGTGATCTGGCGGACGAAAGGAAAAAAACGATTAATCCTCAGTAGCTTATCGGCAGGTATTTTAACCCTATTACTCATTGTTGGTCTCCAGCATCCTCGCGTCCAACGAGTGATTCAGGTGGATGGGTCGGGTGGTTTGCCGGCAGTGGAATTTAAGGTTGATGGTCAAACAGAAGATCGACTATTTATGTGGCGCAGTGGTTTAAATATCCTGCGGGATCGCCCCCTCACTGGTGCAGGTTTGGGCAATATGTCTCGGATTTATAATCTCTATCGACCCATTACGGTTGGTGCTGGCGCTGCACACATTCAACAACTCCACGGCACTCCTCCCCATTTGCTTGCAGAACTGGGCTTAATCGGTGGCGCGGCGATCGCCTTTCTCCTTTTCCAACTCATCCGACTCGGTTGGAAGATTCAGAGTATTTCCGATAGCCCTCAGATGAAACGGCTAGTGTATGGTGTCGGAGGCAGTTGGCTTGCCTATGGCGGTGCATCCCTCACCGATTATCAGCTCGAAAATATTGCCATTAGTTTTCCGCTACTGCTCACGGTTATACTTCTCATCGCCGCCGCCGATCAAACATTACCAACACAACCCCAAACCCTCGCAACACCCCAACGCCGCATTCTCAGCCTCGGTAGTTTGGGAGGTATGTTCATCGCTTTATTTGCAGTGGCTCCCACAACTTGGTCAATGAATTTATTTAGTTCTGGCCGCCTGGCTTGGGAGCAGGGGCAAAACGAAAAAGCTTTTATCGATATGGCGACGGCGAGTGAGATTAACCGTTGGAATCCAAACTATGCCTTATATATTGCATTCTGGTTCCTCGAAAATCGAACTTATCAAGAGGATTCGCCAGAAGACTATCAAAAAAGCACAGAATTAGCGGCAGAGTACTTGCTCAAAGGTCTTGAAGCAGCCCCCAATGATTTTTACTTTAATCAAAATGTTGGCATTCTATTAGCAGAATTAGATTTAGCGCAGGCTCAAACTTATTTAGAACGCAGCATTCAACTGTTACCGCGCGATCCAGTGTCATCCAATTATTTTATGTTAGGGCTCAGCCATCTCGCTCAAGGTAACGAAGAAAAGGCGATCGCCGCCCTTGCTCTGCAATGTTTAATGTCCCCAGCCCATATGACCCTTGGTAATTGGGATCGAGAACCTCTCGCCCAATATCGCGTTGCCACAGTGGAAAAATGCATTGCCTTACATGAAGAATTAATCGCACGGCTCGATCCAGAAGATGACATAGTTCTATCTCTAAAAGAACGGATAGCACGGATGAGTTGGTGGCATGACTTACCCATTCCTTATCTCGATGAACTTGAAGAATTTCCGACAGTGGTTCAGGTTTTATTGTTGGGCGATCGCCAACCAGAAAAAGCATTAAGCATTGTCGAAGCAGAACTTGCCGCAGCTCCCGAGGATAATCTTTGGTTAATTTTACGCGCTTATTTTGATGAGAAATATCCCTTGGCTCTCAGCTACGAGGAAACGCCCGGTCAGATCACACAGTATGAATTGGTGAAACCCACGGATCCCGACATCAATTTGCAGAAATGGCTCAGGCAAATTCCTTCACCTCCTCGTCCACCAACAGATCGGTTAGCATCGCAGTTGGTTTACCGAAGTCAAGACTTTACAGGGGTCGATGCGATTTTGCACCCAAAGAACCTCAAACGCTTCCGGTTAGTTGGATTTTTAAATCTCGATAGTCGCTTTCCACGTTCTTTGCCAGCTCTCGATCACTTGGTCAATGAAGTGAATCGCGACGAACTTGGTTTGCCCCATCCCACCCAAAACGGCTTTAAACTGTTAGATTCCGACATTTAG
- a CDS encoding J domain-containing protein, translated as MAQSSPNSRAHKKTLDVKTRIALSYYGVLDLNPTASPMEIRQQYRRLSKKFHPDTTVLPEVEARAKFQRLNEAYGTLSNPERRSLYDLKIGFSRYSVIQTNQESEEGETNYQSSAYLDPTDRPLSAGEIFALFIMGATFFGCVLLAITLSLSQGTTN; from the coding sequence ATGGCACAATCTTCGCCGAATTCTCGCGCCCACAAAAAAACGTTAGATGTAAAAACGCGCATCGCTCTCAGTTATTATGGCGTGCTGGATTTAAATCCGACGGCTTCCCCAATGGAAATCCGCCAGCAGTATCGGCGGCTGAGTAAAAAGTTTCACCCAGATACCACTGTTTTACCGGAAGTGGAGGCGAGAGCAAAGTTTCAACGGCTCAATGAAGCCTATGGAACTCTCAGTAATCCAGAACGGCGATCGCTCTACGATCTCAAAATAGGTTTTTCTCGTTATAGCGTGATTCAGACCAATCAAGAATCTGAGGAGGGTGAGACAAATTATCAGAGTTCAGCATATCTTGATCCCACAGATCGACCTCTCTCGGCAGGGGAGATTTTTGCACTTTTTATTATGGGAGCAACATTTTTCGGTTGTGTGTTGCTGGCGATCACCTTGAGTTTGAGTCAGGGAACAACAAATTAA
- a CDS encoding DUF6761 family protein produces MLQDSLTIRYYQRLTDAMVELWRRGNRYEDIRNYMDGYIACLRHTGSLEAYKIHRLEDEAFRFLRDPSNFELAYPQTQTETDYRY; encoded by the coding sequence ATGCTTCAAGACAGCCTGACAATTCGTTACTACCAACGTTTGACTGATGCCATGGTAGAGCTATGGCGGCGGGGCAATCGTTATGAAGATATACGTAACTACATGGATGGTTACATTGCTTGCTTGCGCCATACAGGTTCATTAGAGGCGTACAAAATCCATCGTCTAGAGGATGAGGCTTTCCGTTTTCTGCGTGATCCCTCGAATTTTGAGCTGGCTTATCCGCAGACGCAAACGGAAACAGACTACCGTTATTAA
- a CDS encoding STAS domain-containing protein: protein MTSYQNLKTICPETPLTAANATEFSELLTTAIREDGFNKILINLKEVKLVDSAAVVALVKANRLAKSQGKEFGLCFANTQVRMILELTQLDRFVQVYEDEADFLGHRYELMAA, encoded by the coding sequence ATGACTTCTTACCAAAACTTGAAAACGATTTGTCCAGAAACGCCTTTGACTGCTGCTAATGCTACTGAGTTTAGTGAATTATTAACTACAGCAATCAGAGAAGATGGCTTTAACAAAATCTTAATCAATTTAAAAGAAGTTAAATTAGTTGATAGTGCGGCTGTTGTTGCTCTCGTTAAAGCAAATCGTCTCGCTAAATCTCAAGGAAAAGAATTTGGTTTGTGTTTCGCGAATACTCAGGTTCGGATGATTCTAGAGCTCACTCAGCTCGACCGTTTTGTCCAAGTTTACGAAGATGAGGCAGATTTCTTGGGTCATCGCTACGAATTGATGGCTGCATAG
- a CDS encoding WD40 repeat domain-containing protein, whose translation MKTPLENANRRNLLNVMGAIAALTITAVVAPVSVKAVSAQDAAQQQLASIEIEYTTIENAVDVTFSPDGKTIASIGSYDSVGTVKLWNLRGEALQTLDHGSPISISEVMFSPDGKTLASVDYDGKIKLWNLQGEELTTLDHGNGSLVQQVVFSADGQTIASVGYDGKAKLWNLQGKELTTLRHAWHMVSSVNGETLATGGKDGKVKLWNLQGEELQTLDHGSYVWQVVFSPDGETLATGGKDGKVKLWNLQGEELKTLDHGDVFDVVFSPDGKTLASLGRDNGGGTVKLWNLQGEELQTLDHGSSVAKVVFSPNGETLISLSDGKAQLWNRQGEKQKILDHGSYVIDVVLSGDGETFASYGEDGKVKLWNLQGEELQTLDHGSFI comes from the coding sequence ATGAAAACGCCGTTAGAAAACGCGAATCGGCGGAATTTGTTGAATGTCATGGGGGCGATCGCCGCTTTGACCATTACGGCAGTTGTTGCACCAGTTTCGGTGAAGGCTGTGTCGGCTCAGGATGCAGCACAACAGCAATTAGCCAGCATAGAAATTGAATATACAACGATAGAAAATGCAGTCGACGTGACCTTTAGCCCTGATGGAAAGACCATAGCCTCTATAGGTAGTTATGACAGTGTCGGGACAGTGAAATTGTGGAATTTGCGAGGAGAAGCACTGCAAACCCTTGACCATGGCAGCCCTATTTCTATCTCTGAGGTAATGTTTAGTCCCGATGGGAAGACCCTCGCCTCTGTTGATTATGACGGAAAAATAAAATTGTGGAACCTACAGGGAGAAGAACTGACAACCCTTGACCATGGCAATGGCAGTCTTGTCCAGCAGGTTGTGTTTAGCGCTGATGGGCAAACCATAGCCTCTGTTGGTTATGACGGAAAAGCGAAATTGTGGAACCTACAAGGTAAAGAACTGACAACCCTTCGCCATGCCTGGCATATGGTATCTAGTGTCAATGGGGAGACCCTTGCCACTGGCGGCAAAGACGGAAAAGTAAAATTGTGGAACTTACAGGGAGAAGAACTGCAAACCCTTGACCATGGCAGCTATGTCTGGCAGGTGGTGTTTAGTCCTGATGGGGAGACCCTTGCCACTGGCGGCAAAGACGGAAAAGTAAAATTGTGGAACTTGCAGGGAGAAGAACTGAAAACCCTTGACCATGGCGATGTCTTTGATGTGGTATTTAGTCCCGATGGGAAAACCCTCGCCTCCCTTGGTCGTGACAACGGCGGCGGGACAGTGAAATTGTGGAATTTGCAAGGGGAAGAACTGCAAACCCTTGACCATGGCAGTTCTGTCGCCAAGGTGGTATTTAGTCCCAATGGGGAGACCCTCATCTCTCTTAGTGACGGAAAAGCGCAACTGTGGAACCGACAAGGGGAAAAACAAAAAATCCTTGACCATGGCAGTTATGTCATTGATGTGGTGCTTAGTGGCGATGGGGAAACCTTTGCCTCTTATGGTGAGGACGGGAAAGTAAAATTGTGGAACTTGCAAGGAGAAGAACTGCAAACCCTTGACCATGGCAGTTTTATCTGA